The Cannabis sativa cultivar Pink pepper isolate KNU-18-1 chromosome 8, ASM2916894v1, whole genome shotgun sequence genomic interval cccctagTTAGGGGGCCATAGTAGTGGTAcggcatactgaacccaaccctccctcacattAACCACCCTAATTGTGTAGGCCCATTTgccttttttaaataattgtaataggttaattatattagtctaacctaattaaaattgaattagcaacataattaactttaaaatatatgaaatttatttttcgttgaatattttaaagtgaattttagaaaaaacacttagtttattgagatatattctagatagttatttctagtgactaattatattttctatcatttaattaagaaaatattttaagtttaaaattaattatttattaattaattttggaccaacttaacttagaatatttttcctaatattaaattagaatgaataattaagtttttttatacttgattatttaattcttatatttaataaatttaattaaatagaaaattattttcagttggaaattttaatttcagagcaacttaaatttgaataattttcaaactatattttattttatttcattaattattttttaatcaattcGAAATTGGATTATTTAAATgcagatgattttgaattttttttttaaaatagattaaagttgaaaattaattttttaattaattttagatcaacttaaatcaataaatttttcattaatgattaattaaaataaatggactaaaatatatttatattagaaaataaagtaattagttagtgaaaagtctagatagttattttctgcttgcttgaagtatttttctagttatatttaattaaatagaaaattaatatttaagttgattttaatcatgatacttaaatatttgataattttcttaatatttaattaaatagaaaattatatttgtgttgaaaaattttggaccaacataaattagaataattttttcaggatttattttattttattttatagcattttcgaaaaaaatacatttattttaaatagattaatttttgaattatgcaaaatttatttatagaaaattaaatttgagttgaaaattaattttttaattaattttggatgaacttaaattgaataatttttgaaatatttattgaaaattattactaaaatggaaaataattttattttcagatgcatctaagtataatttataaatattaaattaaaatttatatttagaattttattctaaattggaaattgtaattaaataaatatatatttaaaataaataggttaaaataaatattagaagaaaatacactttaaataatgagctttattatgaggatattcgatctccattgttggttctacgtagttcttgttttagtgagtaatcattCGTAATGGATGAATGTTCATTAgtaatttaacgccgtagaatctagaaagataagtattattcgtaagtattttatttttactatgggtcaccctaatggtggcgactattagtaagacttaaaaaagtatgaaacaatggtagaagctcataagatagtatgaccttgactctcgcccgAACGGGACAACggtggattcttattttaatcgaataaaaggttgctagaatgtttatcattttagatgagctgaaaactttattcaatggatggtatctttgactctcgcctaaatgggatactgatatcagtttgttgaaaaccttggaaattattttggattgtatgtgttgaccgaggttttcggcaactaataaaatatgaatatgataatgagctgtaagaaagcgagatgaagactttttacgtggttggggcgttaatgagccttagtccacgagccactgatatttatggatgtctttaatacagatcttacacttgggagaatgtttctctctttaatacaaagaatgttcttggtgagttttttctctgtttgctcttaagcagccaagattctccgaccccattaaatgagctttgagggggtatttatagtgttttagaggggcaatccctagaattgtacttacacatgtgtctgtaagtatccataaagttgggcatttccgatgaatataccatgggtgatgcatggtcaaatccctaggtgctgtagggtttttatggagaatgtcctttttgtcttatgattgacgtgactcttcgcagagtagccgtcgctagacttaaatgatcattactgtagcgctgctgtttgggggatgtgccgtcagaatttattgcgtgtacagtcccaacacgcttcctcccatgcagcattaaatgcgacttgatgtctcgggagagacctgacacatcccggagtgcctttgaGCTATGCttgcttccgggagtaccttgtactccgggtgcatcttccgggacccatttgaataacgcttcctggtgtcatacaaTGACTTAGCAGTTCTCtctcaagtaatttgatccacgtgtcccttcctgactggtccacgtatattgggcgattttaggagcaacatttaccccccaagccttgtttacttagcaaaaataaaccaaggcttgtccaAGTATCTCCAGTTGGCTCCTCGTTTCCCCAGCTCGagtctcgagcgcgtggggggcacattaaatgagGTTATTTAATGCGATACTACGTTGTTCgtaggaatgtttccagccgcctcctcggtcttatgatacgacgtggggcgcgtgaaggtgtgcctaataatggcattaaatgcagtgattcacttttgcagaggtcgattcgttttacgccccatgattgatgcggcgcattgatggtgtcagacggatactcaaacgtttgcaccgccttaatggcggattgatctggcccgttgatctgttgggaattcgaatcgctTGCTTCCCtaaccgtacgattggtaggtgaagacgcctgttcctcatgcatttttgcctataaaagccaccacctttccttcattctggttactttccattccttaccatttttgcttgaatttctcagagagaaaatttcctcaaagtagcacaaaccGCCTTAACACTTGAACATTTTCTGTAATCTTCCAGTGTTCGATTTCaccagtgcttctcaactctcgcTCAATCATTCCCAGTACCCCCGgttcaacaatcaactgtaagttCTTCGAATCTTTAGACTCTAGcatgcttacatttattttgtttgttttctgggttcgtactcagAGATTTCTGGAGTGTGAGTGTTTGAGCTCTTTGAGTCCTGCTCTTACGTCTCACTGTATTAGTTGTAGTCGTACAGTTCTGTTCGAAGAAGGCCGTGTATCCTTCGTTTAGCAttttgcttagggcataggaagaccttttcttttcctttttgcaaaaccgcTTTTACtgtgattttactgcacccgacacttgttcagggattctctttcgagtttcccaggtgacacgtgtccggagggggcctctttccagcggttaggggacccccactcccttttttctggtttagggtttgatatggggcctaactgctgggtttttcCTTTTCGTTTTTCTCAGAGCAtaacatgtctgcttctggctcaaagtcctcgaagaagaaggggaagagtattgccaccctggaggaggtttctctgggacctgttgcccaggaagggtacaagtcccgcgccaccggctgggaggcggccgagcttcgatcaacCCTAacctgccctcaccagctggagaacatcattaacgtggctggaatcaaaccctctacctcagggactttccaccggcctcctcgtgactcggagacacccaacctcaactatgatggcttcggggcttggagtcagacccatctgatggccggcgcaatgctcccgctccaggactattttgttgattttcttgtttttgtcggccttgcgccataccaacttattcctcaagcataccgcctgctctcaggcttatttattttttatgccgcacgcggctgggggtctcccagcccggcggaaattttgtatttttacgaacttgtatccgtccccaagaaaggggacaaacttaaggacggcttttatgggttccggatccaccctgctaacgaaggggtggttccgtataataggcagactcatgttaaggagtaccgccaccgatttttcttctcctccggttttagggccgtggaccatccggagctgctcacggagtgggtgcggatcccaccttaccagcggacgctcaccACCCAGgcgttccttcgaagggcccaagccttcgcctcttacgaccatgccgatcttgacgtcgggggcttggtcaccacggagaattgcagaaaggccaaacttatcctttctcaccaatccgtggatgactccaacctttccaaggttatctgccctaacgtgagggcgccagtcgcggagaaggccttccgggatgagcttattgctacggcagagaagaagtatcaagattatctctaccggaaggcccaggagaaggcgtattccagtgcccaggctgcctctgggagagggctccgtgtggggagcccggtggtgcgaaggagccaagctatcggcgggaagtccgaagctaaattttttgataagatacttcaagaagagattggaggtccttccgtcgggggaccccttcgtcttgaaggttcttccgagaaccagacttcccggccccagccttcagtccccgaaccaaactcgggcgctcctggtgctagcacttctggtgctggtggtaagtctcctttgacaattcaatatgtcccttctgttgatgaatataccagtcgtaggcccatagggttcgacgagcgtctacgtaggtttaagatgccgtcgacccggtggggggatcatttgaaggagttttattttacaaacttaggagattacctaggtcggtcccggatgggccccggccctccggaacctattcccttaggtccgtcggcttacatagcgtccagctggtttcggccctcggacagttaccttggagatgatgctgccagtattaaagttcaggactttgctagggccgaactagggagtccgggtaggagtagtttatttacTGCGCCTTTTTGTAAGTAGTTTctcacggacttctaacacttgcttgcTTTATTGAAACAGGttcctccatggatgccatcctggaacggctggctggggtccatactccggtggctcctccggctttcaccccctctcccccggccccttccttgaaggtttcttccggcgctcctcccgaaaccatcgacttggtggatgacgaggaggtgcttccgggagaaggccaggggaaaggatgggacttctcggaggaagccgccgagggtgcCGGAGACCCTCAAGCTCtcccagtggtagcagaggaggacgaggaggagtcagaagtggctctgatccgcaagcgcaagggcaagatgatcgCTCAAGACGAACcaaagaggcctcggagggtcgatactcccgctcatggcctagacggcggggtgtccccgatggaggaaaatcctgctcctcctcgcATTGAGCTCACCCcaattccgggggatgaggccaGGCAGGAGCTTCGTATAGcgaaacacaactacgctatggacgagtactcccggggatatgccgatgtggaggcccttaggaggatcctgcgggcggaggttgaggcgagcattaaccatccggaatatcatgatccgtggaacctcaacctggatcctttggcagactggttccgtcccctcttagggcccactctggctccttttgccgcggaaatgaccgggGAGTTCGCCTCccagcttacacgctgtgcgcccaagcggtttgccacttgcgcttccctgaactctatcttccaagtccaggacctcagccattccctcacagtggtaagtactttgcaatttcttacgtttcctttttggtgtttgtattttgttttcttcctttgaggaaTTTTTCCTTACATCCCATTATGGCTCAGCTTgcagctgaggctggtcgcctctccaagaacatcataagccatggcttcgctctgtccgattttggggacatgaacgacgtcaagaaGGTCCTTCAAGAccttactgcggagaggcagatctaccaggaggccgccgagcgccaggaggctgcggccaaggctaaggaagagagggccaaggccagggaggaggaggccatccggagggaggctcaggcggaggacatgatccaggccgaggcccagcggagaggcaggatggaggcccatcatcaggaggagctgagggctcaaactgaggctgccgagaaggccaggcgggaccttcgggaggccagggaggctttggacgaaatggccgccaaggtgaagtctctagaggagactcaccagtcggatattgaatccaaggccgctctggctgcggagttgaaggagcttcgggactataAAGATCAGTCTattaggaaggccaagagggccgagctcctttctcccgtctcctgtgcccggtgcccgaagcgctttgatgatggtgtctacatggcttgggccaccaacgatcagagcatcaagctttctttctatcccaaacccgaggacatgattgccaaatttcgggagaagaagaagagacttgatgctgagcttgaggcacggatcggacctcgtcttccgccacgggctgactgagctgccctattattgacccagattatacccgttcttttcataactccctttttttttctttgtacatatttgctgctgccttagaacagttTACTTACAGGCGGCAGCctttatttaaaggggagacaatttaaggcctgtccccgggccatttatatgtgtatgacctaaccttcgggttaggatattttattatatatatattttttttatatatatacgtgcgatcttttttccacactttatatatttcaacctgtcctttggctcaggattTCATACTTACGCCTTTTATTTTTTGCGCATGtttatgacctgccctttgggtcaggatattttacttagcttgacctgccctttgggtcaggatgttttacttagcttgacctgccctttgggtcaggatgttttacttagcttgtttttgtttgtccgtgcggtataccctagtacccccctgagtggcatagaaactttgtttttaaggcactcagttttatttaatatagaggaggcatacatttggacggtacaaaccctttaaacaaaagctaagtttaattcgctactggtagtattttctgaggtgatcggcattccaggctcttgggacagtagttccgtccattcttttcagtttgtaagtgccagagccgatttcgtcctcgatttcatatggtccttcccaatttggtccaagtacccccactccgggttcttgggtggctgggaagacccttcttaggaccatgtcaccgatagcgaattttctgtttttaaccttggagttaaaatacttggtcaccttcttttgataagcggccatccgtatttgggactcatcccggagttcttcgacttgatccagagcttcttggagcagggcctgattggtggccggatcataagtcgttctcctgtgggatgggaataatgtttccaccgggaccattgcttcacaaccgtatgccattgagaacggcgagtgaccggttgtggttctggggg includes:
- the LOC133030132 gene encoding uncharacterized protein LOC133030132, encoding MDAILERLAGVHTPVAPPAFTPSPPAPSLKVSSGAPPETIDLVDDEEVLPGEGQGKGWDFSEEAAEGAGDPQALPVVAEEDEEESEVALIRKRKGKMIAQDEPKRPRRVDTPAHGLDGGVSPMEENPAPPRIELTPIPGDEARQELRIAKHNYAMDEYSRGYADVEALRRILRAEVEASINHPEYHDPWNLNLDPLADWFRPLLGPTLAPFAAEMTGEFASQLTRCAPKRFATCASLNSIFQVQDLSHSLTVLAAEAGRLSKNIISHGFALSDFGDMNDVKKVLQDLTAERQIYQEAAERQEAAAKAKEERAKAREEEAIRREAQAEDMIQAEAQRRGRMEAHHQEELRAQTEAAEKARRDLREAREALDEMAAKVKSLEETHQSDIESKAALAAELKELRDYKDQSIRKAKRAELLSPVSCARCPKRFDDGVYMAWATNDQSIKLSFYPKPEDMIAKFREKKKRLDAELEARIGPRLPPRAD